One segment of candidate division KSB1 bacterium DNA contains the following:
- a CDS encoding NUDIX hydrolase, protein MKYCPQCAAPLHLKRIESRDCLACTQCNWIYWNNPVPAAGCLLEESGKILLILRKNPPEAGKWSLPVGFLHYGESAEQAAAREVEEETGLKVRPVALLGTYSDIIHEWRSHLVLIYRGRLLGGELRPGDDAAEVKWFSISRLPELAFPSGRNAVEQWLLIRNGPANALHYCPRCRGALERQPVGNREYPTCPTCHYVHFHSPIPVAETVVTDRDGRVLLIKRRLPPGIGAWALPGGHVDFNESAEAAAIREVKEETGLDIKLAGLLCTMGFPSLLNPEQSVLKAIFLGEIIGGELAAGDDAEDARFFHQHELPENLATESVGIALQKWQSGLNS, encoded by the coding sequence ATGAAATATTGCCCGCAATGTGCCGCGCCACTGCATCTCAAACGCATCGAATCCCGCGACTGCCTCGCCTGTACCCAGTGCAATTGGATCTATTGGAACAATCCCGTTCCTGCAGCCGGTTGCCTGCTCGAGGAAAGCGGCAAAATCCTGCTGATTCTTCGCAAAAATCCGCCGGAAGCAGGCAAATGGAGTTTGCCGGTCGGCTTCCTGCACTACGGCGAGTCGGCCGAACAGGCGGCGGCACGGGAAGTGGAGGAGGAGACCGGACTGAAAGTAAGACCGGTGGCCCTGCTCGGCACCTACAGCGATATCATCCATGAATGGCGCAGCCATTTGGTGTTGATCTATCGCGGTCGCCTGCTCGGCGGCGAGCTGCGGCCCGGCGATGACGCCGCCGAGGTGAAATGGTTCTCTATCAGCCGGCTGCCCGAGCTGGCTTTTCCTTCCGGCCGCAACGCAGTGGAACAATGGCTGCTCATTCGCAACGGCCCGGCCAACGCCTTGCATTATTGCCCACGCTGCCGCGGCGCACTGGAACGCCAGCCGGTCGGTAATCGCGAATACCCCACCTGCCCGACCTGCCACTATGTGCATTTCCACAGCCCCATTCCCGTGGCCGAAACCGTGGTGACCGACCGTGACGGTCGCGTGCTCTTGATCAAACGCAGGCTGCCACCAGGCATCGGCGCCTGGGCGTTGCCGGGCGGCCATGTCGATTTCAATGAAAGTGCGGAGGCCGCGGCCATTCGCGAGGTCAAGGAAGAAACTGGATTGGATATCAAGCTGGCGGGGTTGCTTTGCACCATGGGCTTTCCCAGCCTGCTCAATCCCGAGCAGTCGGTGCTGAAAGCCATTTTCCTCGGGGAGATTATCGGCGGCGAGCTGGCGGCCGGGGATGATGCTGAAGACGCCAGGTTCTTTCATCAACATGAGCTGCCAGAAAACCTGGCGACCGAGAGCGTCGGCATCGCGCTGCAAAAATGGCAAAGTGGTCTGAACAGTTGA
- a CDS encoding divergent polysaccharide deacetylase family protein, translating into MAKRLKRTARKQQQRVSLPAPRWQKIATAAFLLLMATLVATDYYLRHDRPAMAVATLPARPKFREVTPAERLRLAIDRILAEAGVQLQWFSERENLLRVSLPAEISPATLARQIAQRVQQLGARVTSLQETLPAGGAEVVYSAPNIPPYRILLVPQPVTSPQPMRRSGKIALIIDDFGYQNQQAVAGFINLPFPITYAVIPGLPHSEAIARYLHRRGKAVIIHMPMEALERPVERNGYELLVDLPEKEIRRRVRQALRAVPHAEGMNNHMGSRATTNQKLLTALFAELKNTGLFFIDSRTNNASRAFALAGQSGIATALNDTFLDNIEDVTHIAQKLALLADLAAQHGHAIGIGHPYPATLQVLREMVPQLQKQGLEFVPVRLLVQEQAGPTANLTMQQTLRRK; encoded by the coding sequence GTGGCGAAACGCCTCAAAAGAACGGCCCGCAAGCAACAACAGCGTGTGTCTTTGCCGGCACCCCGCTGGCAGAAAATCGCGACCGCGGCCTTCCTTCTTCTGATGGCAACCCTGGTGGCGACGGACTATTACTTGCGCCACGACCGTCCCGCCATGGCGGTGGCCACCCTTCCCGCCCGACCGAAATTTCGTGAAGTGACGCCAGCGGAACGTCTGCGTCTGGCTATTGACCGCATCCTTGCCGAGGCCGGTGTGCAACTGCAATGGTTCAGCGAGCGCGAAAATCTCCTGCGAGTAAGCCTGCCGGCAGAGATATCGCCGGCGACGCTGGCACGGCAGATCGCCCAGCGGGTGCAGCAGCTCGGGGCAAGGGTTACCAGCCTGCAGGAGACCCTGCCAGCCGGTGGCGCAGAGGTGGTCTATAGCGCACCCAATATTCCGCCCTACAGAATTCTGCTCGTTCCCCAGCCGGTGACCAGCCCGCAACCCATGCGGCGCTCGGGCAAAATTGCGCTGATCATCGACGATTTCGGTTATCAAAATCAGCAGGCAGTGGCGGGTTTTATCAATCTGCCGTTTCCGATTACCTACGCGGTCATCCCGGGGCTGCCGCACTCGGAGGCGATCGCCAGATATTTGCATCGCCGCGGCAAGGCCGTGATCATTCACATGCCGATGGAGGCGCTGGAGCGCCCGGTCGAACGCAACGGTTATGAGCTGCTGGTCGACCTGCCGGAGAAGGAAATTCGCCGGCGCGTGCGCCAGGCCCTGCGTGCGGTGCCCCACGCCGAGGGCATGAACAACCACATGGGCTCGCGCGCGACAACGAACCAGAAGCTGCTCACCGCCCTGTTTGCCGAGTTGAAAAACACCGGTCTTTTCTTCATCGACAGCCGCACCAACAACGCCAGCCGCGCCTTTGCGCTCGCCGGTCAGTCCGGCATTGCCACCGCGCTCAATGACACTTTTCTCGATAATATCGAGGACGTAACGCATATCGCGCAGAAGCTCGCGCTGCTCGCCGACCTGGCGGCGCAACACGGCCATGCCATCGGCATCGGTCATCCTTATCCCGCCACGCTGCAGGTCTTGCGGGAAATGGTGCCGCAATTGCAAAAGCAGGGGCTGGAGTTCGTGCCGGTCCGCCTGCTGGTGCAGGAGCAGGCGGGACCCACTGCGAATTTGACGATGCAACAAACTTTGCGGAGGAAGTGA
- a CDS encoding pyridoxine 5'-phosphate synthase — translation MVRLGVNIDHVATVREARKDRQPDPVAAAIVAEMAGADGIVCHLREDRRHIKDKDLYLLKEMVKTHLNLEMAATDQMVKIALEVVPDMVTLVPERREEITTEGGLDVVKNQEYLEETIATLQNHNIIVSVFIDPDIQQVKAAARVRADYVEFHTGAYAHAESLNVINDELEKLRSLAAAAAKLRLGVSAGHGLNYQNVREVAAIPEIEELNIGHAIVGRAIMVGMERAVRDMLALIRG, via the coding sequence ATGGTACGTTTGGGAGTCAACATCGATCATGTGGCAACGGTGCGGGAAGCGCGCAAGGATCGCCAGCCCGATCCCGTGGCCGCGGCGATCGTGGCCGAGATGGCGGGCGCCGATGGCATCGTCTGCCATCTGCGCGAGGATCGCCGGCACATCAAGGACAAGGATCTCTATCTGTTGAAGGAGATGGTGAAGACCCATCTGAATCTGGAAATGGCGGCCACGGATCAGATGGTGAAGATTGCCCTGGAAGTGGTGCCTGACATGGTCACGCTGGTTCCCGAGCGTCGCGAAGAAATCACCACCGAAGGCGGGCTGGATGTCGTCAAGAATCAGGAATATCTCGAAGAGACGATTGCCACCCTGCAGAATCACAACATCATTGTCAGCGTGTTCATCGATCCCGACATTCAACAAGTCAAGGCGGCAGCACGGGTGCGCGCCGACTATGTGGAATTTCACACCGGCGCCTATGCCCATGCCGAAAGCCTGAATGTCATCAATGACGAATTGGAAAAACTGCGGTCGCTGGCTGCGGCGGCGGCCAAGTTGCGGCTGGGCGTGAGTGCCGGGCATGGTTTGAATTACCAAAATGTGCGGGAGGTGGCGGCCATTCCGGAGATCGAGGAGCTCAACATCGGCCATGCCATCGTCGGGCGCGCGATCATGGTGGGCATGGAGCGCGCCGTGCGCGATATGCTGGCGCTGATCAGAGGGTAG
- a CDS encoding asparaginase yields the protein MPAKPENKSHLHNPIIQPFMPADLLAIVKRGDVVESQHFGHFAVVDGEGNLVLSAGDPHFTTYIRSAAKPFQAIPLFEDSVPEIFGLEEAELAVIMSSHNGEPKHVQAVQAILTKVGRTPADLHCGVHVPLGSGVAEALARAGEKPTVLHNNCSGKHAGMIAACVNRGLPVGNYLDFNHPYQKRLWRTVARHAGLLEDAVPVGIDGCSAPNFALPMISMAHMYAGLAGMTDEIARRIYSLFVKYPDYIAGEGRFDTILMRVTRGKVLAKTGAEGIECLAVSAPQPLGIAIKIVDGSSRAIPAVVVALLKKLQILSDDELKRLAHFQPETLRNHRGLAVGMLEAAID from the coding sequence ATGCCAGCGAAGCCGGAAAACAAATCACATTTACACAACCCCATCATCCAACCATTCATGCCGGCCGACCTGCTTGCGATCGTAAAACGCGGCGACGTTGTAGAAAGCCAGCACTTCGGGCATTTCGCCGTCGTCGACGGCGAGGGCAACCTCGTGCTCTCCGCCGGTGATCCGCATTTCACCACCTACATCCGTTCCGCCGCCAAACCGTTTCAGGCCATCCCTCTGTTTGAAGATTCGGTGCCGGAGATTTTCGGTCTGGAGGAGGCCGAGCTGGCAGTGATCATGTCCAGCCACAACGGCGAGCCCAAGCACGTGCAGGCCGTGCAGGCGATTCTCACGAAGGTCGGGCGCACGCCTGCGGATTTGCACTGCGGTGTGCATGTCCCGCTCGGCAGTGGGGTGGCGGAGGCATTGGCCCGCGCCGGCGAAAAACCCACGGTCTTGCACAACAATTGTTCGGGCAAACACGCCGGCATGATTGCCGCCTGCGTCAATCGCGGCCTGCCGGTCGGCAATTATCTCGATTTCAATCACCCCTACCAAAAACGGCTGTGGCGAACCGTGGCCCGCCATGCCGGCTTGTTGGAAGATGCGGTGCCGGTGGGCATCGATGGCTGCAGCGCGCCCAATTTTGCCCTCCCGATGATCAGCATGGCACACATGTATGCCGGCCTGGCCGGCATGACGGATGAAATTGCCCGGCGCATTTACTCGCTTTTCGTCAAATATCCGGATTATATCGCAGGCGAGGGAAGGTTTGACACGATTCTCATGCGCGTCACCCGCGGCAAAGTCCTGGCGAAAACCGGTGCGGAGGGCATCGAGTGTCTGGCCGTGAGTGCGCCGCAGCCATTGGGGATCGCCATCAAAATTGTTGACGGTTCCAGCCGTGCCATCCCGGCAGTGGTGGTGGCCCTGTTGAAAAAGCTGCAGATTCTCTCGGATGATGAGCTGAAGCGTTTGGCACACTTTCAGCCCGAAACTTTGCGCAATCACCGCGGCCTGGCAGTGGGGATGTTGGAAGCCGCGATTGATTGA
- a CDS encoding HAD family phosphatase, translating to MIHAVLFDHDGVLMNSMPYHVAAWQQVMARHGIDIDDMEIYLKEGATTMEVAAELFHRHRKPATPELVQQIVEEKRDAFFALDNSTLNEGVMEVLDYLQQNRYRIGIVTGSLRAHVEALLGPEVMRYFDCVVGAEDVENGKPDPEPFIRAAQKLNLAPSECLVVENAPLGITAARAAGMSVIAIASTLAPYFLRNADAIVSDFVELRRRLPALISHLESPALQPKPQAKPEKRFYPLTDLDVEE from the coding sequence GTGATTCATGCCGTCTTGTTCGATCACGATGGTGTGCTGATGAACAGCATGCCCTATCACGTGGCGGCCTGGCAGCAGGTGATGGCACGCCATGGCATCGACATCGATGACATGGAGATTTATCTGAAAGAGGGGGCGACGACGATGGAGGTGGCGGCGGAGTTGTTTCACCGCCATCGCAAGCCGGCGACACCGGAGCTGGTGCAACAAATCGTCGAAGAAAAACGGGATGCCTTTTTCGCGCTGGACAACTCCACCCTCAATGAAGGGGTCATGGAGGTGCTCGATTATCTGCAGCAGAACCGCTATCGCATCGGCATCGTGACCGGTTCGCTGCGCGCGCATGTCGAGGCGCTGCTGGGGCCGGAGGTGATGCGCTATTTCGACTGTGTCGTGGGTGCGGAGGATGTTGAAAACGGCAAGCCCGATCCCGAACCGTTCATCCGTGCGGCGCAAAAACTCAATCTCGCTCCGAGTGAATGCCTGGTGGTCGAGAATGCGCCGTTGGGCATCACCGCGGCACGGGCAGCGGGGATGAGTGTGATTGCCATAGCCAGCACGCTCGCACCCTACTTTCTGCGCAACGCGGACGCCATCGTTTCGGATTTCGTGGAACTGCGACGCCGGCTGCCGGCACTCATCAGTCATTTGGAAAGCCCGGCCCTGCAGCCCAAACCGCAGGCCAAGCCTGAAAAGCGGTTTTATCCGTTGACCGATTTGGATGTGGAAGAGTGA